In one Nicotiana sylvestris chromosome 8, ASM39365v2, whole genome shotgun sequence genomic region, the following are encoded:
- the LOC104228200 gene encoding glucan endo-1,3-beta-glucosidase 11, which produces MEPFTHRHCSLTTLLLACLFFSPIMVASLGINYGQIANNLPSPENVIPLVKSIGASRVKLYDADPKVLKAFANTNIEFIVSLGNEYLSTMKDPSKAQAWVKKNVQAYLPSTKITCIAVGNEVLTFNDTSLTSNLLPAMQSVHTALVNLKLDKQVTVTTAHSLAVLETSYPPSAGAFRKDLVDCVTQIVDFHCKTGSPFLINAYPYFAYKGNPKQVSLDFVLFQPNSGIVDPESNLHYDNMLFAQIDAVHSALASIGYKNVCVQISETGWPSKGDADEAGATPENARKYNCNLMKLIGQKKGTPMRPNSDLNIYVFALFNENLKPGPSSERNYGLFKPDRSQAYPLGFPAVDAVSTNSSSSGGHSGSGTGTTPSTSLPPASSSSGYLAITSDSGTSLSSCKSLSLYVLGFISLALQL; this is translated from the exons ATGGAACCCTTCACACATAGGCACTGCTCTCTTACCACATTGCTTCTTGCATGCCTGTTTTTCAGTCCAATAATGGTGGCTTCTCTAGGTATCAACTACGGCCAAATAGCCAACAATCTTCCCTCGCCGGAAAACGTAATACCTTTAGTCAAGTCCATCGGAGCAAGCAGAGTGAAGCTCTACGATGCAGACCCAAAAGTCCTTAAAGCATTTGCTAATACCAACATTGAATTTATCGTCAGTCTTGGTAATGAGTACCTTTCGACTATGAAAGATCCATCCAAAGCTCAAGCCTGGGTTAAAAAGAACGTCCAAGCTTATTTACCTTCCACCAAAATCACCTGCATCGCCGTCGGTAACGAAGTTCTTACATTTAACGATACTTCCTTAACCTCCAATCTCCTCCCTGCTATGCAAAGTGTTCACACTGCTCTCGTGAATCTCAAATTAGACAAACAAGTTACTGTCACCACCGCACATTCACTTGCTGTTCTAGAAACTTCTTACCCGCCTTCCGCCGGAGCATTCCGTAAGGATCTCGTCGACTGTGTGACCCAGATCGTCGACTTCCATTGTAAAACTGGATCGCCTTTTTTAATTAATGCTTATCCTTATTTTGCTTACAAGGGAAATCCGAAGCAGGTGTCACTGGATTTTGTGCTGTTTCAGCCTAATTCTGGTATTGTTGATCCAGAGTCCAATCTACATTACGACAACATGCTTTTCGCTCAGATCGATGCTGTTCACTCTGCATTAGCTTCGATTGGTTACAAAAACGTGTGCGTACAGATCTCGGAGACGGGATGGCCGTCAAAGGGAGACGCCGACGAGGCCGGAGCTACACCGGAGAATGCTAGAAAGTACAACTGTAATCTAATGAAGCTTATTGGTCAGAAGAAGGGAACGCCTATGAGGCCTAACTCCGATTTGAACATATACGTGTTTGCCTTGTTTAATGAGAACCTCAAGCCTGGTCCTAGCTCGGAGAGGAATTATGGCCTCTTCAAACCCGACAGATCTCAGGCCTACCCCTTAGGTTTTCCGGCAGTCGACGCCGTCAGTACTAATAGCAGCAGCTCCGGTGGTCATTCTGGATCTGGCACCGGTACCACGCCGTCAACGTCATTGCCCCCAGCAAGTTCCTCATCCGGCTATCTTGCCATTACTTCTGATTCG GGAACAAGTCTTTCCAGCTGCAAGTCCTTGTCTCTCTacgttttgggttttatttcacTGGCTCTCCAACTTTGA
- the LOC104228201 gene encoding ubiquitin carboxyl-terminal hydrolase 9-like, with protein sequence MTIPDSGYMMENGSIELPCTPEEEARIIQELISKAESNLREGNTYYVISNRWFRDWQRYIGKPLGAYPFNEDATQSQPFLFPNTASRPGPIDNSDIIIREIDGESDDPELIITLEEGRDYVLVAQEVWEKLSEWYKGGPALPRKMISVGDAKQLSVEVFPLCLNLHDTRDRSHKVIRLSKKASLHELYSIVCKLKGIAPEKARIWDYFNKRKYTVLVASDQTLEGSNLQMDQDILLEVQAEGLLPSGFGFDSTGNDLALVPVEPLRSSVTIAGGPTLSNGFSAGYSSNTYQGSSLSSTYGDIEDGYDSMRPASKGERGGLAGLQNLGNTCFMNSAIQCLVHTPPLVEYFLQDYTDEINKQNPLGMHGELAFAFGELLRKLWSSGRAPVAPRAFKGKLGRFAPQFSGYNQHDSQELLAFLLDGLHEDLNRVKQKPYFETKDSDGRPDEEVADELWRYHRARNDSVIVDTCQGQYKSTLVCPDCNKISITFDPFMYLSLPLPSTVTRTMTVTVFYSDGSGLPMPYTVTVLKHGCIKDLIQALESACCLRTDEFLLLAEVYEHRIFRYFENPTDMLNSIKDDEHIVAYRLPKNVALLTRLEISHRYQDKCIIDSSKASERKLFLTPLVTFLEDPRNGVDIDFSVDKVLSPLRRKAFISPEPAFKDGAENGSPLEKIEEPMNSCTIQFGHEDRSMEYTEPVENSSRGMAFHLCLTDERGTCCRPVVKDTVIQPARMLKVILDWTEKEYELYDASYLKDLPEVHKSGLTVKKTKQEAISLFSCLEAFLKEEPLGPDDMWYCPGCKEHRQASKKLDLWRLPDILVFHLKRFSYSRWLKNKLDTFVNFPIHNLDLSKYVKCKDATESSHVYELYAISNHYGGLGGGHYTAYCKLIDDDRWYHFDDSHVSAAAESDIKTSAAYVLFYRRVKVQQNGVVGGPSSNRSS encoded by the exons GTGGTTCAGGGATTGGCAGAGGTACATTGGCAAGCCACTGGGTGCTTATCCCTTTAACGAGGACGCTACTCAATCTCAGCCTTTTCTATTTCCAAACACAGCTAGTAGACCTGGACCAATCGATAATAGTGATATAATAATTAGGGAAATTGATGGCGAGAGTGATGATCCCGAGCTTATCATAACTTTGGAAGAAGGGCGTGATTATGTGTTGGTCGCACAAGAAGTATGGGAGAAGCTCTCTGAATG GTACAAGGGAGGACCAGCATTGCCTCGAAAGATGATTTCTGTGGGAGATGCCAAGCAACTTAGCGTGGAAGTGTTCCCATTGTGTCTCAATTTACATGATACTAGAGATAGAAGTCACAAGGTTATAAGGTTAAGTAAAAAG GCATCTTTACATGAACTTTATAGCATAGTGTGTAAGCTTAAAGGAATAGCACCAGAAAAG GCACGCATCTGGGATTATTTTAATAAAAGGAAGTATACAGTATTAGTTGCTTCAGACCAAACACTTGAGGGCTCCAACTTGCAGATGGATCAAGAT ATTCTCCTGGAGGTGCAAGCTGAAGGATTGCTTCCTTCTGGTTTTGGCTTCGATTCAACTGGAAACGACTTGGCTTTGGTTCCAGTTGAACCACTGAGGTCATCTGTCACAATCGCTGGTGGTCCGACTTTGTCCAATGGTTTTTCTGCTGGATATAGCTCTAATACGTATCAAGGGAGTTCTTTGAGCTCCACTTATGGTGACATTGAGGATGGATATGATAGTATGAGACCTGCAAGTAAAGGTGAAAGGGGAGGGTTGGCAGGACTGCAGAATTTGGGCAACACATGCTTCATGAATAGTGCAATTCAATGTCTGGTTCATACCCCTCCACTTGTTGAGTACTTCTTGCAGGATTACACTGATGAGATCAACAAGCAGAACCCTTTGGGGATGCAT GGTGAACTTGCATTTGCATTTGGTGAACTATTGAGGAAACTTTGGTCCTCCGGCCGGGCACCTGTTGCGCCACGTGCATTCAAAGGAAAACTTGGTCGATTTGCTCCCCAGTTTAGTGGATATAACCAGCATGATTCTCAG GAACTACTTGCTTTCCTCTTGGATGGATTACATGAAGATCTAAATCGTGTTAAGCAAAAACCGTACTTTGAGACAAAAGACTCAGATGGTCGTCCAGATGAAGAAGTTGCTGACGAGCTTTGGAGATATCACAGAGCCAGAAATGACTCTGTTATAGTTGACACTTGTCAG GGTCAATATAAGTCTACTCTGGTTTGTCCGGACTGCAACAAAATCTCAATAACATTTGACCCCTTCATGTATTTGTCTTTACCACTTCCTTCAACAGTGACAAGGACAATGACAGTAACAGTGTTTTATAGTGATGGCAGTGGCCTTCCAATGCCATATACTGTTACTGTTTTGAAACATGGTTGTATTAAGGATCTTATACAGGCTTTAGAAAGTGCATGCTGCTTAAGGACTGATGAATTCCTGCTACTTGCAGAG GTCTATGAGCATCGGATATTTCGATACTTTGAGAACCCTACAGATATGTTGAATTCAATCAAGGATGATGAACATATTGTTGCATACAGACTCCCGAAAAATGTGGCCCTATTAACAAGATTGGAGATTAGTCATAGGTACCAGGACAA ATGTATCATAGACAGTTCAAAGGCTAGTGAGAGGAAGTTGTTCTTGACACCGCTTGTCACTTTCTTGGAAGACCCGCGTAATGGAGTTGATATTGATTTTTCTGTCGATAAGGTGCTTTCTCCATTGAGAAGAAAAGCATTCATCTCACCAGAACCTGCTTTTAAGGATGGTGCAGAAAATGGTTCTCCCTTGGAAAAGATTGAAGAACCAATGAACAGCTGTACTATTCAATTTGGTCATGAAGACAGATCAATGGAGTACACAGAACCAGTGGAAAATTCCAGCAGGGGGATGGCATTTCATCTTTGTTTAACTGATGAACGAGGCACCTGCTGCAGGCCAGTTGTAAAAGATACGGTGATACAACCAGCTAGAATGCTAAAGGTGATTTTGGATTGGACTGAGAAGGAATATGAACTATATGATGCCAGCTACCTCAAGGATCTTCCTGAGGTTCACAAAAGTGGACTTACAGTGAAGAAAACCAAGCAAGAAGCTATATCCTTATTTTCATGCTTGGAGGCCTTCCTGAAGGAGGAACCTTTAGGACCAGATGATATGTG GTATTGTCCTGGCTGCAAGGAGCATAGACAAGCCTCCAAGAAGTTAGATTTATGGAGATTACCTGACATACTTGTTTTCCACTTAAAGCGGTTCTCTTATAGCCGATGGCTGAAGAACAAGCTTGATACCTTTGTGAATTTTCCCATACATAATTTGGATTTAAGCAAGTATGTGAAATGTAAGGATGCAACTGAGAGCTCACATGTGTATGAGCTATACGCAATAAGCAACCATTATGGCGGATTAGGTGGTGGGCATTACACTGCTTACTGCAAG TTGATCGATGATGATAGATGGTATCATTTCGATGATTCCCATGTTTCAGCTGCCGCTGAATCTGATATCAAAACTTCAGCTGCATATGTGTTGTTCTATCGAAGAGTTAAAGttcaacaaaatggagttgtgGGAGGGCCATCCAGCAATAGAAGCTCTTGA